A genomic stretch from Penaeus monodon isolate SGIC_2016 chromosome 25, NSTDA_Pmon_1, whole genome shotgun sequence includes:
- the LOC119589079 gene encoding T-complex protein 11-like protein 1 (The sequence of the model RefSeq protein was modified relative to this genomic sequence to represent the inferred CDS: added 138 bases not found in genome assembly): MGSTEEITKMRSVKKKLDMEGEESDSSKSKGTSGDASPDPLEHGIDDDLKPLAEGEAKNSKSDTESDNESEKGACKPRDKSPEGIDVQGARFRNDSESSSESGKSPSSERMKRQRTVSGSSPVQNFIFPGVAASPPKFMSLEEVMKAAKGVSNMVLAHEIAVDKNFKLEKFEPPDNSVEKQVRDVMHKAFWDQLAEQLSQEPPSYEQALILLQEVRDNLLDITLPHHTRLRQEISDTLDVDLIKQQAEHGVLDFSQYSQYVLSIMARLCAPVRDETIRNLMRETEIVTVFRGVMETLDLMRLDMANFTIQQIRPHIIAQSVTYEKKKFAEFLKTQNDGLELTRDWLINHVREDDIEGADELSMRGIVGSVISRAYLELLSWSDEKLLPETVVMDGGRIFELRDRLSQVCILGSVLLVTMSSVGPMISQADAFKLKLKRNLCIILDPALSDSETMALMENIAEQVVKEVEDHLSENEKPPLPASAKVALKSQVLEIKSPDHRIRALIMKRAMEFIGTLLSSTTARPVQMPPGLSTLQEELANICGTLLRLVTHNRNVFGEYYSDIITNHIKAKKEYVQSEDDKEQVEEKKEGEEEKEKDQQEAEAKSEVEA; the protein is encoded by the exons ATGGGAAGCACAgaggaaataacaaaaatgaggtCTGTGAAGAAGAAATTGGATATGGAGGGTGAAGAATCTGATTCTTCAAAGTCAAAGGGAACATCAGGTGATGCAAGTCCAGACCCCTTGGAACATGGAATTGATGATGACTTGAAGCCACTAGCAGAAGGAGAGGCCAAGAACTCAA AAACCAAGAGACAAGTCTCCTGAGGGAATAGATGTTCAAGGTGCTCGCTTTCGAAATGATAGTGAGAGCTCATCGGAAAGTGGCAAATCTCCAAGTTCAGAGCGCATGAAAAG GCAACGGACTGTAAGTGGCTCGTCCCCAGTTCAAAACTTCATCTTCCCGGGCGTTGCAGCATCTCCTCCTAAATTCATGTCCTTAGAGGAAGTCATGAAAGCAGCAAAGGGAGTTAGCAACATGGTACTTGCACATGAGATTGCTGTAGACAAGAATTTCAAGCTGGAGAAGTTTGAACCTCCAGATAACAGTGTTGAGAAGCAG GTTCGTGATGTGATGCACAAGGCCTTCTGGGACCAGTTAGCAGAGCAGCTATCCCAGGAACCTCCATCCTATGAACAGGCTTTGATATTGCTCCAGGAAGTCCGGGATAACCTTTTAGACATCACCCTTCCTCACCACACTCGTTTGCGACAGGAAATATCAGACACCTTGGATGTTGATTTAATCAAACAGCAGGCAGAGCACGGTGTATTAGATTTTAGTCA GTACTCACAGTATGTACTTTCCATTATGGCTCGTCTCTGTGCTCCTGTCCGGGATGAAACTATTCGTAATCTTATGAGAGAAACAGAAATTGTTACAGTGTTCCGTGGTGTGATGGAGACCTTAGACTTAATGCGTCTTGATATGGCAAACTTCACTATACAGCAAATCAGGCCTCACATCATTGCACAG AGTGTAACTTATGAGAAGAAGAAATTTGCTGAGTTCCTCAAGACACAAAATGATGGCCTGGAGTTGACGAGAGATTGGCTTATAAACCATGTTAGAGAAGATGACATTGAAGGGGCAGATGAACTTTCGATGAGAGGAATAGTAGGATCGGTCATCAGTCGAGCTTACTTGGAACTCCTGTCATGGTCGGATGAGAAGCTGTTACCAGAG ACTGTGGTAATGGATGGAGGCAGAATCTTCGAGCTTCGTGACCGCCTCAGCCAAGTTTGCATCCTGGGTTCAGTGTTGCTGGTCACCATGTCCTCAGTGGGACCCATGATCAGTCAAGCAGATGCTTTCAAGCTCAAACTAAAACGAAATCTCTGCATCATTCTCGATCCAGCTCTGTCAGATAG CGAGACCATGGCACTGATGGAAAATATTGCTGAACAAGTGGTGAAGGAGGTTGAGGATCACCTGAGTGAAAACGAGAAGCCACCTCTTCCGGCATCAGCAAAGGTTGCTCTAAAGTCACAAGTCCTCGAGATTAAGAGCCCAGACCATCGCATTAGAGCTCTCATAA TGAAGAGAGCAATGGAGTTCATTGGCACCCTGCTGAGTTCCACCACAGCCCGCCCAGTGCAGATGCCCCCTGGACTCTCAACTCTGCAAGAAGAGCTAGCAAACATCTGTGGCACTTTGCTCCGTCTTGTCACACACAACAGAAATGTCTTTGGGGAATATTATTCAGATATCATAACCAACCACATAAAGGCTAAGAAAGAATATGTTCAGTCA CATAG